From the genome of Synchiropus splendidus isolate RoL2022-P1 chromosome 17, RoL_Sspl_1.0, whole genome shotgun sequence, one region includes:
- the LOC128748585 gene encoding spectrin family protein isoform X3 produces the protein MSTISPTDFDSLEIQQQYNDINNRWDLAAETDWDNENSSARLFERSRIKALADEREAVQKKTFTKWVNSHLGRVTCRIGDLYTDLRDGRMLIRLLEVLSGEQLPRPTKGRMRIHCLENVDKALQFLKEQKVHLENMGSHDIVDGNHRLTLGLIWTIILRFQIQDISVETEDNKEKKSAKDALLLWCQMKTAGYPNVNIHNFTTSWRDGLAFNAIVHKHRSDLIEFDSLKRSNAHYNLQNAFNVAEKELGLTKLLDPEDVNVDQPDEKSIITYVATYYHYFSKMKALAVEGKRIGKVLDYAIEADQLIDKYESLASELLQWIEQTILTLNDRQLANSLSAVQNQLQAFNSYRTVEKPPKFTEKGNLEVLLFTIQSKMRANNQKVYVPREGKLISDINKAWERLEKAEHERELALRNELIRQEKLEMLAARFDRKAAMRETWLSENQRLVSQDNFGADLGAVEAATRKHEAIETDIGAYWERVAAVEAVARELETENYHDVRRVMARRDNVLRLWEYLKELLAARRERLNAHRDLQRLFQEMRYIMDWMADMRSRLQSQDSGKHLHDVLDLLQKHTLVEADISAQSERIRAVQVAGLCFISPDQAYKPCEPGLVSKKVELLGQVYEELGQLAEKRRERLEDSRRLWQFLWDLGEEAAWIREQEQILSSGDCGRDLTSALRLLSKHEAFRDEMAARFGPLNNSIAAGEALVQEGHFGAPEVTERIHDIRAQWSHLEESTKLRERRLREAVALHQFQTDADDMEAWIMETLRQVTSPEVGHDEFSTQTLARKHREVEQEIQSHRLLIDSLQEQLQTLPVDFLRLPQVEGRLPAIEQQYQQLESLSASRQQALEGALALYRMFSEAAACQQWVEEKEQWLHAMEIPTKLEDLEVVQQRFETLEPEMNNLGARVSDVNLVAKQLLSDDSCNQDQIHQTRDQLNNRWSEFQKLADQKKLGLESALNIQNYHLECNEIQTWMREKTKVIESTQGLGNDLAGVMALQRKLTGMERDLEAIQGKLDDLRAEAEKLALEHPDQAGEIQSRLQEIQEVWEELNSTMRLREESLGEASKLQGFLRDLDDFQSWLSRTQTAVASEDIPTSLPEAESLLTQHENIKNEVDNYKEDYEKMRGVGEEVTQDQTDAQHVFLAQRLQALDTGWHELRRMWENRHSLLAQAFDFQNFLRDAKQAEAFLNSQEYVLSHTEMPTSLQGAEEAIKKHEDFLTTTEASEEKITSVVEAGRRLINDGNANVDKIQEKVDSIQERHLKNKEAANDLLMKLKDNRELQHFLQDGQELTLWINEKMLTAQDMSYDEARNLHSKWQKHQAFMAELASNKDWLDKIHKEGQALVAEKPELEPVVQQTLQELQRQWEELENTTRTKAQCLFDANRAELFTQSCSALDVWLKNLGGQLHSDDYGKDLTSVNILLKKHQMLEHQMEVREKEVQSLQSQALALSQEDAGLNEVDGQQRRVTDSFSSLQAPLQLRRQRLLASKEAHQFNRDLEDEILWVTERMPLAVSTDHGKDLPTVQLLIKKNQTLQKEIQGHQPRIDDILRRGQAQTQVDGERQSALEGRLEELQDLWSQLISEADKRHVRLMEANQAQQFYADAAEAEAWMGEQELHMMSEEKAKDEQSALMMVKKHLILEQALEDYAQTIHQLANSSRMMVTSDHPESERITLRQAQVDKLYAGLKDLAEERRGRLQERLRLTQLKREVDDLEQWIAEREMVAGSHELGQDYEHVTMLRDKFREFARDTSTIGQERVDGVNSLADDLIESGHPENAVVAEWKDGLNEAWADLLELIDTRTQMLAASYELHRFHQDAMEVLGRVKEKREALPSDLGRDLNTVQHLHRQHQTLENDIQALSGQVNQIQDDAARLQKAYAGEKADDIHRSELAVTAAWDSLQEACAARRLLLVDTVEKFRFFNMVRDLMLWMDGVHLQIDAHDNPRDVSSAGLVIAQHQDIKSEIETRADSFSACIEMGSSLIQNHHYAADEIREKLTQLQDKRDQINKKWQDKMDHLQIVLEVLQFGRDAYIAESWLAGQEPLVRTSELGSNVDEVESLIKRHEAFEKLAASWEERFVLLEKLTTLEEQELQRRREEEERARRPPTPPPADEVVASENEAHDSAARTSLDQTTLNQSVSVNGVHSDNDTSQGSETESVNGPGRDSGLASSRLEPSATLPGRGAAESEPETMEGTLCRKQEMETHSKKAASRSWQNVYCVLRKGSLGFYKDGKSASNGIPYHGEVPISLGDAVCEVAHDYKKRKHVFKLRLGDGKEFLFQAKDESEMSAWIRSILNSVPSAQGDSPAGQRALSRAMTMPPISPSSGEAAGGVTLRNKEGREKDREKRFSFFGKKK, from the exons ATGAGCACCATCTCGCCCACAGACTTTGACAGCCTGGAGATCCAGCAGCAGTACAACGACATCAACAACCGCTGGGACCTCGCGGCCGAGACCGACTGGGACAATGAGAACAGCTCGGCCAGACTGTTCGAGCGCTCTCGGATCAAAGCCCTGGCAG ATGAGCGCGAGGCCGTGCAGAAGAAGACCTTCACCAAATGGGTCAACTCCCACCTGGGCCGCGTCACCTGTCGCATTGGCGACCTGTATACAGACCTGCGAGACGGACGCATGTTGATCCGCCTGCTAGAAGTCCTCTCTGGCGAACAGTTG CCGAGGCCGACGAAGGGCCGCATGAGGATCCACTGTCTGGAGAATGTGGACAAGGCGCTGCAGTTCCTCAAAGAACAGAAGGTCCACCTGGAGAACATGGGCTCACATGACATTGTGGACGGGAACCACCGGCTGACCCTCGGCCTCATCTGGACCATCATCCTGCGCTTCCAG ATCCAGGACATCAGCGTGGAGACAGAGGACAACAAGGAGAAAAAGTCGGCTAAAGACgctctgctgctgtggtgccagaTGAAAACAGCTGG TTATCCCAACGTCAACATTCACAACTTCACCACGAGCTGGAGAGACGGTTTGGCCTTCAACGCCATCGTGCACAAGCACAG GTCGGACCTGATTGAGTTCGACTCCCTGAAAAGATCCAATGCTCACTACAATCTTCAAAATGCCTTCAATGTGGCCGAGAAGGAACTGGGCCTGACCAAGCTTCTGGATCCGGAAG ATGTAAATGTGGACCAGCCAGATGAGAAGTCCATCATTACCTACGTGGCCACCTACTACCACTACTTCTCCAAGATGAAGGCTCTGGCCGTGGAAGGCAAGAGGATCGGGAAG GTCCTGGACTACGCTATCGAAGCGGATCAGCTGATTGACAAGTATGAAAGTTTGGCGTCGGAGCTGCTGCAGTGGATCGAGCAGACCATCCTGACCCTGAACGACCGGCAGCTGGCCAACTCTCTGAGCGCCGTCCAGAACCAGCTGCAGGCCTTCAACTCGTACCGCACGGTGGAGAAACCCCCAAA GTTCACTGAGAAGGGAAACCTGGAGGTTCTTCTCTTCACGATCCAAAGCAAGATGCGGGCCAACAACCAAAAAGTTTATGTGCCGCGAGAGGGCAAACTCATCTCTGACATCAACAAG GCCTGGGAGCGACTGGAGAAGGCGGAGCATGAGCGGGAGCTGGCGCTGAGGAACGAGCTGATCCgacaggagaagctggagatgcTAGCCGCTCGTTTCGATCGCAAAGCTGCGATGAGAGAAACATGGCTGAGCGAGAACCAGCGGCTGGTCTCGCAG GATAACTTTGGGGCGGATCTTGGCGCTGTGGAGGCAGCCACACGGAAGCACGAGGCCATCGAGACAGACATCGGAGCATACTGGGAGCGAGTGGCCGCCGTGGAAGCAGTTGCCAGAGAGTTGGAGACTGAGAACTATCACGACGTGCGCCGAGTAATGGCGCGCCGCGATAACGTGCTGCGGCTGTGGGAGTACCTGAAGGAGCTGCTGGCTGCACGGCGAGAGAGACTCAACGCTCACCGCGACCTCCAGAGGCTGTTTCAGGAAATGCGCTACATCATGGACTGGATGGCCGACATGAGG AGTCGCCTGCAGTCCCAGGACAGTGGCAAACATCTGCACGATGTTTTGGACCTTCTGCAGAAGCACACACTGGTGGAGGCCGACATCTCTGCCCAGTCCGAGCGGATCCGGGCCGTCCAGGTGGCCGGCCTGTGCTTCATCTCCCCAGACCAGG CTTACAAACCGTGTGAGCCAGGTCTGGTAAGTAAGAAGGTGGAGCTGCTCGGCCAGGTCTACGAGGAGCTGGGGCAGCTGGCGGAGAAACGACGAGAGCGCCTTGAGGATTCCCGCCGACTGTGGCAGTTCCTGTGGGATCTTGGGGAAGAGGCAGCCTGGATCAGGGAGCAGGAGCAGATATTGTCAAGCGGGGACTGTGGACGGGATCTTACCTCTGCTCTTCGGCTGCTCAGCAAACACGAGGCTTTCAGAGATGAGATGGCAGCGCGGTTCGGCCCGCTCAACAACAGCATCGCTGCAGGAGAAGCTCTGGTTCAGGAGGGGCACTTTGGAGCTCCCGAGGTCACTGAGCGGATCCACGACATTCGGGCCCAGTGGTCCCACCTAGAGGAG AGTACAAAACTCAGAGAGCGCCGTTTGAGGGAGGCGGTGGCTCTGCACCAGTTCCAAACTGACGCTGATGACATGGAGGCCTGGATCATGGAGACCCTGCGGCAGGTCACCAGTCCTGAAGTGGGACACGACGAGTTCTCCACACAGACTTTGGCACGCAAGCACCGCGAGGTTGAGCAGGAGATCCAGAGCCATCGACTGCTCATAGACTCCCTGCAAGAGCAGCTCCAGACCCTCCCTGTGGACTTCCTGCGCCTACCTCAA GTAGAGGGCAGACTTCCTGCCATTGAGCAACAGTATCAGCAGTTGGAGTCCCTATCAGCAAGTCGGCAgcaggcgctggaaggagctcTGGCCCTGTACCGCATGTTCAGCGAGGCTGCGGCGTGTCAGCAGTGGGTGGAAGAGAAGGAGCAGTGGCTGCATGCCATGGAGATCCCCACAAAGCTGGAGGACCTAGAGGTGGTGCAGCAGAG GTTCGAGACTCTTGAGCCAGAGATGAACAACCTGGGCGCCCGGGTGTCCGACGTGAACCTGGTGGCTAAACAGCTGCTGAGCGACGATAGCTGTAACCAAGACCAGATCCACCAGACCAGAGACCAGCTGAACAACAG GTGGAGCGAGTTCCAGAAACTGGCTGACCAGAAGAAACTGGGTCTCGAGTCAGCGCTGAACATCCAGAACTACCACCTGGAGTGTAATGAGATCCAGACATGGATGAGGGAGAAGACCAAAGTCATTGAGTCCACACAGGGTTTGGGAAACGACCTGGCTGGAGTCATGGCACTGCAACGCAAACTTACAGGCATGGAGAGAGATCTGGAGGCAATCCAG GGGAAGCTCGATGACCTGAGGGCCGAGGCGGAGAAACTGGCTTTGGAGCACCCAGATCAGGCCGGAGAGATCCAGAGTCGACTTCAGGAGATCCAGGAGGTTTGGGAGGAGCTCAACTCCACCATGAGGCTCCGCGAAGAGTCTCTGGGAGAAGCCAGCAAGCTGCAGGGCTTCCTACGGGATCTGGACGACTTCCAGTCCTGGCTGTCCAGGACACAGACGGCCGTAGCCTCCGAGGACATCCCTACCTCGCTGCCCGAGGCAGAGAGTCTGCTGACCCAGCATGAGAACATAAAGAACGAGGTTGACAATTATAAGGAGGACTATGAGAAGATGAGAGGTGTGGGCGAGGAGGTGACCCAGGATCAGACGGATGCCCAGCATGTGTTCCTGGCCCAGAGGCTGCAGGCGTTAGACACAGGTTGGCATGAGCTACGCCGCATGTGGGAGAACCGGCACAGTCTGCTGGCCCAGGCTTTTGACTTCCAGAACTTCCTGAGAGATGCCAAGCAGGCTGAAGCGTTTCTCAACAGCCAG GAGTACGTTCTTTCTCACACCGAGATGCCCAccagcctgcagggggcagagGAGGCCATCAAGAAGCATGAGGACTTCCTGACTACTACAGAGGCCAGTGAGGAGAAGATCACCAGTGTTGTGGAGGCTGGGCGGCGCCTCATCAACGACGGCAATGCCAACGTTGACAAGATCCAGGAGAAGGTGGACTCTATCCAGGAGAG GCACCTGAAGAACAAGGAGGCCGCCAATGACCTTCTGATGAAACTCAAGGACAATCGAGAGCTCCAGCACTTTCTGCAGGACGGCCAGGAG CTCACCTTATGGATCAACGAGAAGATGCTTACAGCCCAGGACATGTCCTACGACGAGGCCCGGAACCTCCATAGCAAGTGGCAGAAGCACCAAGCCTTCATGGCCGAGCTGGCCTCCAACAAGGACTGGCTTGACAAGATCCACAAG GAGGGTCAAGCTCTGGTGGCTGAGAAGCCTGAGCTGGAACCGGTGGTCCAGCAGaccctgcaggagctgcagcgtcagtgggaggagctggagaacacGACCAGAACCAAAGCCCAGTGCTTGTTCGACGCCAACAGGGCCGAGCTCTTCACGCAGAGTTGCTCGGCTCTGGACGTCTGGCTGAAGAACCTCGGGGGTCAGCTGCACAGCGACGACTATGGTAAAGACCTGACGAGTGTCAACATCCTGCTGAAGAAGCACCAG ATGCTGGAGCATCAGATGGAGGTTCGGGAGAAGGAGGTCCAGTCTCTGCAGTCTCAGGCTCTTGCCTTGTCTCAAGAGGATGCTGGACTGAACGAGGTGGACGGTCAGCAGAGACGAGTGACCGACAGCTTCTCCAGCCTGCAGGCGCCTCTGCAGCTGCGCAGGCAGCGACTGCTGGCGTCCAAAGAGGCGCACCAGTTCAACAGAGACCTGGAGGACGAGATT ctgtgGGTGACCGAGCGGATGCCCCTCGCTGTTTCCACTGACCACGGCAAAGACCTGCCCACAGTCCAGCTGCTCATCAAGAAGAACCAG ACCCTGCAGAAGGAGATCCAGGGGCACCAGCCCCGGATCGACGACATCCTCAGACGGGGTCAGGCCCAGACTCAGGTGGACGGTGAGAGACAGTCTGCGCTGGAGGGCCGGCTGGAAGAACTCCAGGATCTCTGGAGCCAGCTCATCTCTGAGGCCGACAAACGCCACGTCCGCTTGATGGAGGCGAACCAAGCCCAGCAGTTCTATGCCGATGCTGCCGAGGCAGAGGCTTGGATGGGAGAGCAGGAGCTGCATATGATGTCGGAGGAGAAAGCCAAG GATGAGCAGAGCGccctgatgatggtgaagaagcACCTGATCCTGGAGCAGGCGCTGGAGGACTACGCCCAGACCATCCACCAGCTGGCAAACAGCAGCCGCATGATGGTGACAAGCGACCACCCGGAGAG CGAGAGGATCACGCTGAGACAGGCTCAGGTGGACAAGCTCTACGCTGGACTCAAGGACCTAGCAGAAGAGCGGCGTGGTCGCCTTCAGGAGAGACTGCGACTGACTCAACTGAAGAGGGAAGTGGACGACCTGGAGCAGTGGATCGCTGAGCGAGAGATGGTGGCCGGGTCTCACGAGCTGGGTCAGGACTACGAGCATGTGACG ATGCTGCGGGACAAATTCCGAGAGTTCGCCCGGGACACAAGCACCATCGGTCAGGAACGAGTGGACGGTGTCAACAGTCTGGCCGACGACCTGATCGAGTCGGGTCACCCGGAGAATGCGGTGGTGGCCGAGTGGAAGGATGGACTGAACGAGGCCTGGGCAGACCTTCTGGAGCTGATCGACACCCGCACACAGATGCTGGCTGCGTCCTACGAGCTGCACCGCTTCCACCAGGACGCCATGGAGGTTCTGGGCCGGGTCAAGGAGAAGCGGGAGGCATTGCCATCAGACCTGGGTCGAGACCTCAACACGGTCCAGCACCTTCATCGACAGCACCAGACTTTAGAGAACGACATCCAAGCTCTGAGCGGACAG GTGAACCAGATCCAGGATGATGCCGCCCGGTTGCAGAAGGCGTATGCAGGCGAGAAGGCAGATGATATACACCGGAGCGAGCTCGCCGTCACGGCAGCCTGGGACAGTCTGCAGGAGGCCTGTGCTGCTCGTCGCCTCCTCCTGGTGGACACAGTGGAGAAGTTCCGCTTCTTCAACATGGTGCGGGACCTGATGCTTTGGATGGACGGGGTTCACCTGCAGATCGACGCTCACGACAATCCCAG ggatgtttcttcagcagggcTGGTGATCGCACAACACCAGGATATCAAGTCCGAGATAGAGACACGGGCTGACAGCTTCAGCGCCTGCATCGAGATGGGGTCCAGTCTCATCCAGAACCACCACTACGCTGCCGACGAG ATCCGGGAGAAGTTGACTCAGCTTCAGGACAAGAGGGACCAAATCAACAAGAAGTGGCAGGACAAGATGGACCACCTGCAGATAG TACTGGAGGTTCTGCAGTTTGGGCGCGACGCCTACATTGCTGAATCCTGGCTGGCCGGTCAGGAGCCTCTGGTCCGGACTTCAGAACTGGGCTCCAATGTGGACGAGGTGGAGAGTCTCATCAAACGTCACGAGGCCTTCGAGAAGCTGGCGGCATCCTGGGAGGAACGCTTCGTGCTGCTGGAGAAGCTAACCACG ctggaggagcaggagctgcagagacgacgggaagaggaggagcgagCCCGTCGGCCGCCCACGCCGCCCCCTGCTGACGAGGTTGTCGCATCCGAAAATGAAGCCCACGACTCTGCGGCGCG AACCAGTCTGGACCAGACGACCCTCAACCAGTCGGTGTCGGTGAACGGCGTCCACAGTGACAACGACACGTCACAG